One region of Armigeres subalbatus isolate Guangzhou_Male chromosome 3, GZ_Asu_2, whole genome shotgun sequence genomic DNA includes:
- the LOC134223755 gene encoding uncharacterized protein LOC134223755, producing MTKSTYGIIGAGLAGVNAARHALDAGGEVTVFEQTSKVGGTWVYTDETGKDKYGLDIHTSMYQGLRTNIPKEIMGFPDFPIGQQEESYVTSQDVLKFIENYTEEFDLNKYIKFEHHVIRVTRKMDCEKWEVLVKDLRANRYESYLFDYILVCNGHFFSPFTPKIVGHETFKGEQMHSHEYRSPARFAGKNVVVIGGSHSGMDVAIAAAPLAKELALSHRCSERLNIFYDKVVQKPEIARIYENEVEFVDGTRQICDVLVYCTGYRTSFPFLSVDCGITVEENHVQPLYKHCINIRQPSMALIGLPFNACFTLMVDLQVRFCIKFFSGGKSLPTQEEMAADTRADEEERAAKGFIKREAHMLAGDLQQRYYDDLACIADVEPLRPVLTKLYAVCIQDKKRDIMNYRSNVYRILDNDTFIKVN from the exons ATGACCAAGTCCACCTACGGTATCATCGGAGCTGGCCTGGCCGGAGTTAACGCCGCCAGACATGCCCTGGATGCAGGCGGTGAAGTGACAGTGTTCGAGCAGACCAGCAAAGTGGGTGGCACTTGGGTTTACACCGATGAAACCGGAAAAGACAAATACGGACTGGACATCCATACCAGCATGTACCAGGGATTGAGGACCAATATTCCAAAGGAGATTATGGGATTCCCTGATTTTCCCATTGGACAGCAGGAAGAGTCGTACGTAACCTCGCAGGACGTGTTAAAGTTCATTGAGAATTATACGGAGGAGTTCGATCTGAACAAGTACATAAAGTTTGAACATCATGTGATCAGGGTGACTAGGAAGATGGATTGCGAAAAATGGGAG GTATTGGTTAAGGATCTCCGGGCCAACCGTTACGAGTCATATCTGTTCGACTACATCCTCGTGTGCAACGGTCACTTCTTCAGTccattcacaccgaaaattgTGGGACACGAAACGTTCAAAGGTGAACAAATGCATAGCCATGAATATCGAAGTCCGGCACGATTTGCTGGCAAAAATGTGGTGGTTATCGGTGGCAGCCACAGTGGTATGGATGTAGCGATTGCTGCTGCTCCTCTTGCCAAGGAGCTTGCCCTTAGTCATCGCTGTTCTGAGCGGTTGAATATTTTCTATGATAAAGTTGTGCAGAAGCCAGAAATTGCAAGGATCTATGAGAACGAAGTGGAGTTTGTTGATGGTACCCGACAGATTTGTGACGTTTTGGTCTATTGTACGGGGTATCGGACTAGTTTTCCATTCCTTAGTGTGGATTGCGGTATTACGGTAGAGGAGAATCACGTGCAGCCATTGTACAAACACTGCATCAATATTCGACAACCGTCGATGGCTCTGATTGGATTGCCATTCAATGCATGCTTTACCCTGATGGTGGACTTGCAGGTTAGGTTTTGCATTAAATTTTTCAGCGGTGGCAAAAGTCTACCAACGCAGGAAGAAATGGCTGCAGATACCAGGGCGGATGAAGAGGAGCGTGCCGCTAAGGGATTCATAAAACGTGAAGCACACATGCTTGCTGGTGATCTTCAGCAGCGCTATTACGACGATCTAGCTTGCATAGCGGACGTGGAACCTTTGAGACCTGTGTTGACGAAGTTGTACGCCGTCTGCATTCAGGATAAGAAGCGAGACATTATGAACTACAGAAGCAATGTATATCGTATTTTagacaatgatacttttataaaGGTAAATTAG
- the LOC134226624 gene encoding senecionine N-oxygenase-like gives MDSGQRYCVIGAGTAGLAAAKRILETGAEVIVFEQTDQLGGTWNYTDSVGKDKYGLDIHTSMYQGLRTNLPKEVMGFPDFPIPEQEESYIPSQDILSFLKSYADKFEVTRHVRLEHHVVLVDIVEGPKKWKILVKNLPEQRMETFFFDFVFVCNGHYHTPRLPYVRNCDLFEGKQLHSHDYRTSDHFKDERVLVVGAGPSGMDLALEISKKAFHVTLSHHTKESFKTVFPSNLIQKPDVSELTSVGAVFQDGTSESFTVILYCTGYRYSFPFLSANCGVVVEDNYVHPLYKHCININQPTMTFIGLPYYVCAAQMFDLQARFCLAYYTGKKELPTKDDMLADMHEQMKQKWMQGLRKNQSHMMGPAQGDYYDDLAKTAEVEPIKPVMTRLHNESSQRFNDNLLHFRKDVFRIVDDNTYEEVVGNL, from the exons ATGGATTCCGGGCAAAGATACTGCGTGATCGGTGCTGGGACAGCTGGATTGGCGGCGGCCAAAAGAATTTTGGAAACCGGTGCGGAAGTGATCGTGTTCGAACAAACTGATCAACTCGGCGGAACGTGGAACTACACGGACTCGGTCGGAAAGGATAAATATGGGCTGGATATCCACACTAGCATGTACCAAGGGCTGCGGACTAACCTTCCGAAGGAAGTTATGGGTTTTCCGGACTTTCCGATCCCTGAACAAGAAGAATCGTACATTCCTTCGCAagatattttgagctttttgaaatcgTACGCAGACAAATTTGAAGTTACGCGACATGTGCGATTGGAGCACCATGTGGTCCTAGTGGATATAGTGGAGGGgccaaaaaaatggaaaatactaGTGAAGAACCTACCTGAACAAAGGATGGAAACGTTCTTCTTCGATTTTGTGTTTGTTTGCAACGGTCATTATCATACGCCTCGATTGCCTTATGTACGCAATTGTGATTTGTTCGAAGGAAAGCAATTACATAGCCATGATTATAGAACCTCAGACCATTTCAAAG ATGAGAGAGTGCTTGTTGTCGGAGCAGGTCCTTCCGGTATGGATTTGGCTTTAGAGATTTCGAAGAAAGCGTTCCATGTAACGTTAAGTCACCACACAAAGGAATCGTTCAAAACTGTTTTCCCATCGAACTTGATTCAAAAGCCCGACGTCTCGGAGCTAACGAGCGTTGGCGCTGTGTTCCAGGATGGCACCAGTGAAAGCTTCACCGTTATTCTCTACTGCACCGGCTATCGCTATAGCTTCCCTTTTCTCAGCGCAAACTGCGGTGTTGTTGTTGAAGACAATTACGTTCATCCGCTGTACAAGCACTGCATCAATATCAATCAACCCACTATGACCTTCATAGGACTTCCGTATTACGTGTGCGCGGCGCAAATGTTCGATCTACAGGCGAGATTCTGTCTCGCATATTACACGGGGAAAAAGGAGCTGCCGACAAAAGATGACATGCTTGCCGATATGCACGAACAGATGAAGCAGAAATGGATGCAGGGTTTGCGGAAAAATCAATCCCACATGATGGGACCGGCGCAGGGCGATTATTACGATGATCTGGCGAAGACAGCGGAGGTGGAACCGATTAAACCGGTCATGACCAGACTGCACAACGAAAGCAGCCAACGATTCAATGACAATTTGCTCCATTTCAGGAAAGATGTTTTTCGAATTGTGGATGATAATACGTATGAAGAAGTGGTAGGAAATTTGTAA